In one Bacillus rossius redtenbacheri isolate Brsri chromosome 11, Brsri_v3, whole genome shotgun sequence genomic region, the following are encoded:
- the LOC134536473 gene encoding tetraspanin-11 codes for MMSLNLSSQVSGAALVVLGGCLMTDAPRVLLSRLLTRTQAAPHPLFHHVALGLVALGVLVSAGGVLGWWAACLRGRCVLAAYLFLLVLLLLGECSCSVVATLCPQYVGVGVDAASLTESVQRLYGVPGKDQFTAAVDLAQTTLQCCGAGGAADYDTSVWRLRELGRRDLAVPRSCCRLANPAGDERAFLDPRPLEPALCQSRDPANHTLARHSEGCAGKLDVWFRDHVNLFLAVLSGVVVVQLAALLSAVLACKRPSRHQRGAWPGAGPLGVVVIAKSASVGRSGAHAVERSPPGAEPREKRRCIYEKDPWSERSVLRMLDAPGPLGPWKNPQSGAGSLESDSIMW; via the exons ATGATGTCGTTGAACCTGTCTTCACAG GTGTCGGGCGCGGCACTGGTGGTGCTGGGCGGCTGCCTCATGACGGACGCGCCCCGAGTGCTGCTCTCCCGGCTGCTGACGCGCACCCAGGCCGCGCCGCACCCCTTGTTCCACCACGTGGCCCTGGGGCTGGTGGCCCTGGGCGTGCTGGTGAGCGCCGGCGGCGTGCTGGGCTGGTGGGCCGCCTGCCTGCGCGGGCGCTGCGTCCTGGCCGCC TACTTGTtcctgctggtgctgctgctgctgggggAGTGTTCGTGCAGCGTCGTGGCCACCCTGTGCCCGCAGTacgtgggggtgggggtggacgCCGCCTCGCTGACAGAGTCCGTGCAGAGGCTGTACGGAGTCCCTGGCAAGGACCAGTTCACCGCCGCGGTGGACCTGGCCCAGACGACG CTCCAGTGCTGCGGGGCGGGAGGCGCGGCCGACTACGACACGTCCGTGTGGCGCCTGCGCGAGCTGGGACGGCGCGACCTCGCCGTGCCGCGCTCGTGCTGCAGGCTGGCCAACCCCGCGGGCGACGAGCGTGCCTTCCTGGACCCGCGGCCCCTCGAGCCCGCCCTGTGCCAGTCCCGGGACCCGGCCAACCACACGCTCGCCAGGCACTCCGAG GGCTGCGCAGGAAAGCTGGACGTGTGGTTCCGCGACCACGTCAACCTGTTCCTGGCCGTGCTGAGTGGCGTGGTGGTGGTACAGCTAGCCGCGCTGCTCAGCGCAGTACTGGCGTGCAAGCGGCCGTCGAGGCACCAGCGGGGCGCGTGGCC GGGGGCGGGGCCCTTGGGGGTCGTCGTCATCGCGAAGAGCGCGTCCGTGGGGAGGAGCGGCGCGCACGCCGTCGAGCGCAGCCCGCCGGGGGCAGAGCCGCGCGAGAAGCGGCGCTGCATCTACGAGAAGGACCCCTGGTCGGAGCGGAGCGTGCTGAGGATGCTAGACGCGCCGGGACCCCTCGGCCCGTGGAAGAACCCCCAGAGCGGCGCCGGCAGCCTCGAGTCAGACAGCATCATGTGGTGA